The genomic segment AACAAATTAATCAACTTGGGAGATTGAAACATCTTTCACTGGTTCGAAGCCAGGAGTTTCTCATTACCTACTTTCGAAGAGTGAATGATCTGGGATTGCTTCTAATGGCAGACAAGTGTGCAAACATGGAAAGCATATGCCTTGGTGGCTTTTGTCGCGTCACAGACACTGGTTTCAAAACCATCCTGCATTCTTGCACTCGCTTGTACAAGCTTAAGGTCACTCATGGGACTCATTTAACTGATTTAGTTTTTCATGATATTTCCGCAACATCCCTTACTTTGACACATGTTAGCTTAAGACGGTGCAATCTGTTAACTAACCATGCTGTTTTGAGTTTGGCATCAAACAAGGAACTCAAAATTCTTGACCTGAGGGATTGCAGAAGCCTTGGGGACGAAGCTCTCCTGGCCATTGGCACTCTGCCTAGACTGAAAATTTTACTATTAGATGGCTCTGATATAACTGATGCAGGACTTTTGTACTTAAGAGCATCTGTTATTAGTTCACTGTATGCATTGTCTCTTCGTGGCTGCAAGAGACTAACAGATAAATGTATCACAGCTCTATTTAATGGCTGCTGCGTGCTGGAATTGCGAGAACTGGATCTATCTAACCTTCCTAACCTCTCGGATAATGGAGTTCTGCTGCTTGCAAAAAGTAGGATTCCCTTCTTTGAGCTCCGTATGCGACAATGCCCTCTGGTTGGTGATACTGCAGTCATGGCATTAGCTTCGATGCTAATTGACGAGGCCAAACATGGAAGCAGTTTGCGATTGCTGGATTTTTATAACTGTGGTGGCATTACAGCGCTTGCATTTCGCTGGTTGAAGAAACCATATTTTCCAAGGCTCAAATGGTTGGGAGTGACAGGGAATGTTAACAGAGACATGGTAGATGCCTTAGCCAGAAGCAGACCTTTCTTACATGTGGCATGCCATGGTGAGGAGCTTGGGGCTGATCCCTACGATACTTCAGATGGGTTATACACACATGATTATGATGACGTGGATGAGTTTGAGCAATGGCTTCTTGAAGCAGATATTGACAGTGACTTTGAAGAGATGGGCGATGCTGAAAATAATGATGAAATGGTTGCGTGACTTTCTTTTATACTGTTGTCGTGTATCTTTATGTGATGACTCTGTATGTATATCTGTTTGTTGTAACTTTGTTCTCTGGCTAGATGTTATTTGTCACAGGTTTTAGTACAAAAGACTTCTGTATGATCCTTTTGATGTAACTCTGTATGGATAATGTTCTGTAAAATGTCTCtagatttttaatattttgatattttttaatctttcaaaTCCTTGTAGTTTGCCTATAATTTTGTGGTATTACTCGTGATTGTTGAGTTTTTTCTTTAGATTTAGTAGTTCATATATTAACATTGAGCGGaattaaacacaaatttatcataatatatatttgttttttagatTGAATTGTTATCCGATAACTTATCTACATTGTAAGGAAGgggaagaaaaataaacaaactagataatatgataaaaataagaagtCTTGGAACTGGAAAGCTTCCATACTTAATCTagatattgtattatttatttatttactattattattattattattattattattattttaagcaATATGATTAGTTACcgttttattatttgaaaaaaaaaacattctttATGTAATACTATTGCATAATTACTTAGTATCACTCAATTATTCTATATaaggcttttttttttctaacctaCTGTGACATCTCAAAAATATAGCACACAATTATATATAGGTGTCAACAtctaataatatgatagaacagTTACTACAATAAAGTTAAAACTTACcgttattacaaaaataaccataaaatttttcGTTTAACTTTACAAGAGCTTCATATACTACTATCGAACGTTCAATATATAACCGAACGGTTATATTTAcagaacaaaaatagagaacGTCTGGTTCACCAAAACTATCTATACtatatgaccgaacggtcatctCCTATTCAGCAGGAGTCTCACCGTCCAGCTCCTGTTCCAACGTAAGCTtttccccttctgctcacatccaacaaggatgatcattgcaatagaaAATCGAACGATAACAtagataaaaacagaaaataaggATAAGCTACTATAATTCAATTGAGCATGTATTCATACATGTAATAACTACAAACCCTTACAGACCGAACACTATAACATACAAGAGCCAACATAGATATCACACATAACTTAAATATCATAATTCATGTACAACCGacacttgacttgaccatccggattgtatgaatacgTAGCTTGAGGTCGTTCGTGCActcgagtggtgtagtaactggaaaaccatcagctgtcacccaaggttagtccgttataactcacccaagaacctatgggctaggacctcctgtcattctcacacGATGACTTactcatctctacttgagaactggtaatcatcagaatatcaggatgaactccaTGAATTTCACTATCcgtattcatactttaccacaaTATTATCCTtacactgagacattcctccccggaattctctttcacattACTTGAAACATAAACTTTTACTTGAATGCCAATAATATTTCTCATTCATAATGGATCTTCGCTATAATAAGCAACCAGCACCAAGCCATAACATCAGCATGACAAGATCAAACAACATTTCATGTAAAAAGACTGAACGCTCAAATAATACCACCCTCAATTACAACTGAACGGAAAGGATCAAAACAACAGACAATATAACCGAACGTTTATGTAATCATTAGGACTTTGACATGAACCAAACacatttttaagaataaaacactctaattaaatcaaatacTTAACATAAGAATGAACCATATTTAACTATTCTCGACACTAGAACGAACGGTATTTCACTGTCTAACAAAATCGAACGCTTAAAGCTTATACTGAGCACTTATAACTACTgacacttggtgtaagaccgaacattACTTCATTATTTGACAAAACCGAACACCTAGAGCTTATATCGAACACTATGATTACTCCTACAAACTATTCATCAAACCTAATACTTTTAAGGAAACCAAACGTTAAGACATTTTAGCTGAAATATACATAAACTTATATTCGATCATAAATGAACGTATTTTAAGCCTAATACTAGTACGAAgtctactaataataatatatgagcTATCACAAACCAAaatacctaatccaataagactGATTAAAACTGTATATAACCATCAACACTTGATATATTAATCACTTCCTATAAAACGAACGATTATACCCTGGTAAGGCTAAAATGCTAACTCTATTGATAACTTATTCACTAACCATAACCGAACGGTTGAGACCGAACACCCAACTATTCTACATAATTTTGCAGACTCCTTATAGACTTATGCAGAACCACCAAAAATCCagaaacatacatttcatacactCATATACAAATCATCAATCAGTTCATTCCATACATACACAAAATCATCACatgcataattaaatttaatagcttcccttacctcttaacagACCGATCGCTCACAAGACATAATTTATACCATGACCAAACACTCAACCTCCCAGATTCACTATTTGAGGAAAACAAACCACCCAAAAGACCAGAAACGTGATCAGaaccttagaagaagaagaagataaacacatgcaacagaaacttggtttgcatgtgccccAAACTAGACTTTATTAGAATCAGGAAGACCTACCAATTCAAACCATTAAACGATCGGTTGAAAGGAGGATCCTTGCCACCAGCAACCTTAGCAACCTTACATACACTCTGATGAATGATCAGATGGAAGAAAACGTGAGATTTAATGGAGGAAAAGATgataattttagagagaaggaggagaaacgAGTTCAGAAGGTTTGGAGGAGAAGattgcatgcagaaagtggaaCCAGCTTTTGAAATTTTAGCTTATATATTTCCTCAGAAAATCGATCGTCCACTCTCCTGCAgtcacctgtcttccacttccTGAGTCTCGTTCCCCTCTTGAAGACACACGTTTCTCATTAAGATGGGGAATTTAATGGTTCTCACACCTCCTTTATTATTAATTGCACCCCATATTGAAAGACTTATTAGGAAAAGGGCTAAAATACCTCCTTTCACTACACCACTCTTCCGCTGTCATCTTCATCTCATCACCATTGTTTCATTCTTATTACACTTCCGTTCTCCACTGCAAAAAGAAGAccagtttaaaaaaaaatatcattttgaaaaacttgtttTAAAAGGTGTTTCAGACAGCCTGTTCAAGAAAATATATTCCGAAATATATTGAGTTTTAGGAAGCTTGTTCtggaaataatatttcaaaaatcataTTCTAGAAATATGTTCCAAAAGTTTGAGAAAGTTTGTTCCAGAAGTTATACGGAAAAGACAATATGGAAGTTgcttttacaaaaaaaatggaatGCAATTAGAAATTATGGTGGTGCAGGAAGAAAGACCATAAATAATCCCTACCACTTATTACAGGCCTAATAGATTTTTAAGCAATCCAGCCCAAATCCATCCGTGGTTCTAAATGATagacttaattaaatttgaagtaACCGACGACTTTtcgtatttttaatttagtgtattttttttaatgtttgattctttttaagtgccttttaatttggtttttggTTAATGATAGTAT from the Vigna angularis cultivar LongXiaoDou No.4 chromosome 3, ASM1680809v1, whole genome shotgun sequence genome contains:
- the LOC108326574 gene encoding F-box/LRR-repeat protein 10, whose translation is MEDLRKVCVMETKEETAVAGEASLDGLPSALVATVMTKLDIASICSLASTSSAFRSCARHILSFLPSFNLLDTAPSGDMLRPLLPPNPYLTTLKLDCSRLDDSAIAFLLKPSLQDLSLHNCADFSGRLLSEIGNRCKDLRSLYLGSVAEKRGRAIHISDLEELLSGCSHLEALILMFDVSLFLRHNFARVWASASEKLTSLEIGYISSVTVTELLSPNLGSHLPSNPVQPAILPSIQKLCLNVDYITDAMIGTISKGLMFLTHLDLQDAPLIEPRVTFDLTNAGLQQINQLGRLKHLSLVRSQEFLITYFRRVNDLGLLLMADKCANMESICLGGFCRVTDTGFKTILHSCTRLYKLKVTHGTHLTDLVFHDISATSLTLTHVSLRRCNLLTNHAVLSLASNKELKILDLRDCRSLGDEALLAIGTLPRLKILLLDGSDITDAGLLYLRASVISSLYALSLRGCKRLTDKCITALFNGCCVLELRELDLSNLPNLSDNGVLLLAKSRIPFFELRMRQCPLVGDTAVMALASMLIDEAKHGSSLRLLDFYNCGGITALAFRWLKKPYFPRLKWLGVTGNVNRDMVDALARSRPFLHVACHGEELGADPYDTSDGLYTHDYDDVDEFEQWLLEADIDSDFEEMGDAENNDEMVA